A stretch of DNA from Noviherbaspirillum sedimenti:
GTGTTGCTATCTGTATTCGCTGCGAGCACACTGCCAACGGAATTTTTAAAGATAATGTCTTGCACCGGATAATCTATCTCTACCGTGCGACGTTGCGCGCGCCCGATGTCATTGCCTACCATGTTCACTTCTACCAGGACGGTATTATTCCCTTGTTTTGCAACGGCAAATGTGCGCGTCGCCAAATCGACATATGGCACTAGCCTCGCCGAACCGCTGAGGCGACCATTTTCCATAACCAGTCGTTCGTGCCCATCGCAGTCAGAACCGGGCAGGGTAAAAAACACCTCTGAACTTGCGATTGACGGCGTGCTGCTTTGCACTCTTACCGCACTCGCAACGAGGTTTTCAAGCACCGGAAAGGGGAGACAGGCGGCGCCCGCTTCCAATGCCACGAGGCTTTGCACCAACGCCGATGCCATTGAAGAATCGTCGGCGGAAGAGGGGAAAATGCCGAGATCAACTAACGCACGCCCAACCTGCATACTGTTGATACGTCCCATTCCGTGCTGAATTTCCGCCGAGTCCTCAGCTACAAGATCGCTGAAAAGCCTACGGGCCGTCTCACCGATCATGCGGTGCTCGTCTGTGACAAATTTATACATAAACCACCTCATGACGAAAATTTCGGTATCTCGTGAATGACCACATTACAAACTAAGACTACCTTGTGCGCGGCAAGTCCAGCAGGCGCTCGGCAATGATGTCCTTTTGGATTTCTGACGTTCCCGCAAAGATAGTCTCCGCTCTCGAATGAAAATACACTGGCATAAAACGTTCGCTGCCAAGGGAATCCTCTTCCGGGAACCAGTGATCCTCTCCAAGCAGGTCAGCAATGATTCCCGTGGAGTTCTGATGAAAGTGGCTCCAGCATTGCTTAAGTATGCTTGCCTCAGAGCCCACTTTCTCCCCAGCGACAATTTTCCCCACAAAGCGTACATTGAGAGCCCGCAGCACTAACAACTGGCTGTACGCCTCAGCAATTTGTTGCCTGGCAAGATCCGACTCGTCGATATTGGGACGCCGCCTCTTGGCGATTCGATACGCGTGCTGCAGTTCATTCAGGTACCGCTGCTGCCGATACAATCTTGTTGTAGCGCGCTCAATTGCGAGAACGGCGCCAGACACAGCCCATCCCTCGCCAACAGGCCCTAATACGTTTTCCGGTGGCACCGCGACCTCGTCGAAAAACACTTCATTGAAATCCCAAGTACCGTCAAGTTGCTGCATGCCGCGCCGGGTAATGCCCGGCGAAGTCATTGGCACCGCCATTAAGGTCAATCCTTGGTAGTTCTTCTTTTCCGTTGAGGTTCGCACAAGCAGCAAACACATATCGGCATGCTGCGCATAACTTGTCCAGATCTTTTGTCCCGTGACGATCCACATGCCATCTCGCTGAACGGCACGAGTTTTGAGGGATGTGAGATCCGAACCAGCATTCGGCTCTGAGAATCCCTGACACCAGATATCGTCACATGCCGCGATACGCGGGAGCAACCGCGTTTTCTGCTCTTCAGAGCCGGCATGCAGCAGCATGCCAGCGACCAACTCGCGTCCGATTGGGTTAATGCCTTCTGGCGCAGCAACACGCCCGCTTTCTTCGCCAAAAATAAAATGTTCAGTTAACGTTTGACCATGACCGCCATACTCCTTCGGCCAATGAAGCCCTGCATATCCAGCTTCGTAGAGCTTACGTTCCCACTTACGAAGCGCCTCACCGCGCCCCGCTTCGGTTAATGGCTCGACAAAACGGCCGTTGCGCCAGTTTTCTGGCAAGTTTTTCTGGAGCCAGGAACGGAGCTCGGCACGAAATTCGCGCTGTCCTTCTGTGAGCAGAAAATTCATTGTGTTTGCCCCTTTTTTCTTCCCGATGTTCGATGGTGAGAGATCGCCGCGCCTTACACTTCAATTTATAGTCCGACACAACGGTCTATTTAATAACTAGAATAACAGGCCCTTCTGAAGGTTGTCAATGCAATTTATTTGATGAGATATACGTGGATCGATCTTATGAAGTGCACACACCAAAAGTGCCATCATGGCATCCGATTCGCACTCGCGAGTACCATACAAGTCATTCCCTGAAGTTGCCAGAACTGACCAGCCGACTGACCCGGCGGTGACACGACACCAGACGCTGCTTGATCCACTATGGGCCGAGTGCAGAATTGCAGATATGCAAGCTGAGTCAAAAAAATCCCGCTGCCGGTTGAATTTAAGCACAATCGACAGCGGGAAAAACCCTAGCGAAAAGGCGCTAGAGAGGAGACATCAGAAGAACGATTTCAACTAAATCCCTTACGCTACGTAGCGCTCCCCGCAGGCAGCCATTTCTCGTAGTTGCGCTGGCACTTCGAAGCGCTCGCCATAGATTTGAGCCATACGATCGCATTCAGCCACAAATTGCTCTGCACCGATTGTGTCAATTTGACTAATTGCGCCACCGAGCGCGGCAGGGAATCCCCATCCAAGCAATGAACCAACATCGGCGTCCTTCGGAGTCACGATGCCTTCGCTGACACACCGCGCGGCCTCGACAGATTGAACATACATGAGGCGCTTTGTCACTTCTTCCAAACTTGGTTGTACTGTGCTTGTCGGGAAGTGTTGAGCAAGGTCAGGCCAGAGTGTTCTCTTGCCGTCAGGCGTGTAGTCGTAAAACCCTTTTCCATTCTTGCGGCCAAGCCTGCCAGATTTTTCGACCATCGCAACCAAGACTGCGTCTTGTCCTTGCTCAACATATGAATCCCCTTGATCCGCACGATTTTGTTTGAGGACCTTGTATAGCAATTCGATTGAAAATTCATCGACAAGAGCAAGCGTTGGCATTGGCATTCCTGCCTGCCGGGCAGCGTTTTCGACTAAATTGGGACACACTCCTTCTTGCAGAAGGATCATCGCTTCGTATGGTAAGCGACCGAACGCTCTATTCGCATAGAACGAGTGGCAATCACCTACCAAAATTGGCGTCTTGCGCAGCAACTTTACAAAATCCATCGCATGCGCAATCGCGGCATCGCCGGTGCTTTCGCCACGGATCACTTCCACGAGCGGCATTTTTTCGACAGGTGAAAAGAAATGCAGCCCGACGAATTGATGCGGCCGTTTCGATGCGCTCGCCAGGCTCGTGATCGGTAGTGTCGAAGTATTGGAGGCAAAAATGGCATCATCCGGGAGTACCGCTTCCGCACGGCGGGTAGTTTCCGCCTTGACTTGACGATCCTCGAATACCGCCTCAATGACGATATCGCAATCAGATAACATTGAATAGTCATCCGTCGGCAATACCCTGGCCAGGATCCGGTCGCGCGTCTCCAGATCCATCCTGCCGTTAGCGACTTGTTTGCTCAGAATCTTCTCAGAATAGGACTTCCCTTTTTTTGCTGATTCAACGCTAACATCGAGGAGGACTACGTCGAGACCGGCGACAGCACTCACATGAGCCACACCGGCCCCCATCATCCCCGCGCCAAGAACGCCCACTTTGCGGAACGATCTGGTCGGAATTTCCTTGGGCCTACGAGCAAGGCGGTTGGCCTCCCCAATGGAGAAGAATTTAGTGCGAATCAGATTTTTAGTAGTCACTGAAATCGCCAGGCGCGCAAAGTGCCGCTGCTCGATTTTGAGGCCGCTATCAATGTCAACTTGACAACCGTCGTAAATACACGCCAGGATTGCTTCAGGTGCAGGGTAGATACCTTGCGTTTTAGCGAGCGTCTGACCAGCGATTCCGGCGAAGATCTGCTGTACGCCGCTTGTTTGAACGGCACCGCCTGGAAATTTGAAGGCTTTTTCGTCCCAAGGCTTTACAACGTGTAGCGCACCTTCGGCAAGCAACCACTCACGCGCACGCTCCCGCAATGTGGTTGCCGGCACAATCTCGTCGACGAGTCCAGCTTTTAGCGCTGCCTGTGGATTGAGCCTACGACCTTCTGTCAGAAAGGGCAGTGCATGCTTTATCCCAATCATTCGTGGAAGTCGTTGTGTGCCCCCGGCCGCAGGTAGCAGTCCAAGGGTAACCTCAGGCAGACCAAGTTCAATTTTTGGATTGTCCGCTACGATGCGGCGATGGCAGGCCAGACAGATCTCTAATCCCCCGCCCAGTGCGCTGCCATTGATGGCCGCAACAAAGGGCTTTGGGGAGCGCTCCAATGTTCGCAGGGTCGCGCTCAGCCTATGGGTAATAGACATAGACTCTTCGGCAGTCTTAATATTAAGGATTAACTGCAAGTCCCCGCCTGCCACAAATTCGCGACGGTCAGAGGTAATAATTATGCCCTTGACGCGCTCGTCCGCAATTGCCCGCTCCACAGCAACGCCAAATGCCTCTGCCGATACCTGATTAATAACATTCATCGGGCGATCGGTGACGTTCCAGGTAAGCGTCGCGATACCGTCGTCTACGCAGTATTCGATCATTCCAATATTCTCCAGTTGTCCAAATTCAAAGGTTTTCACAGAAAGTGTTTCAAACACGCTCAATCACCATGACCGACCCCATGCCACCCCCAACACACATTGTGACGACACCGATGCTTTGATCCCGTCGCTCGAGCTCGTCGAGCAGAGTGCCGATAAGCATGCCGCCGGTTGCACCAAGCGGATGGCCGAAGGCGATGGCACCGCCATTGACATTTACTTTAGAGTGCGGGACGTCGAGCGCGTCCATGAAGCGTAGAACCACTGCTGCAAAAGCCTCGTTGCACTCATAAAGGTCCACATCAGTTGCATTGAGGCCGGCTCGACGCAAGGCCGCTTGGGCAGCGGCTGCCGGGCCGGTAAGCATGATGGTTGGCTCCGACCCTACCGTGCCGAATGAACGAATCCGTGCGCGCGGCTTCATCCCCTGTGCTTTGCCTGCAGCCGCACTACCGATCAGCACCGCAGATGCACCATCTACAATACCTGATGAGTTGCCCGCGTGATGAACATGATTCACTCCCGCAAGCTCTGGATAGCGATGCAGTGCAACCGCATCAAATCCCAGCGTTTCACCTTGCGAAGTGAAAGACGGCTCCAGCATCGCCAGACTGTCAACCGTCGTATCCGGCCGCATGTGTTCGTCGCGTTCGAGAATGATCAGACCGTTGCAGTCACGCACTGGCACTATGGATTTAAAATATCCTTCACGCCAGGCATGTGCTGCACGTCGTTGGCTTTCGGCTGCATACACGTCGACTTCCTGACGGCCGTATCCCCATTTTGTCGCGATCAGGTCGGCTGCGACGCCTTGCGGGATAATG
This window harbors:
- a CDS encoding acyl-CoA dehydrogenase family protein → MNFLLTEGQREFRAELRSWLQKNLPENWRNGRFVEPLTEAGRGEALRKWERKLYEAGYAGLHWPKEYGGHGQTLTEHFIFGEESGRVAAPEGINPIGRELVAGMLLHAGSEEQKTRLLPRIAACDDIWCQGFSEPNAGSDLTSLKTRAVQRDGMWIVTGQKIWTSYAQHADMCLLLVRTSTEKKNYQGLTLMAVPMTSPGITRRGMQQLDGTWDFNEVFFDEVAVPPENVLGPVGEGWAVSGAVLAIERATTRLYRQQRYLNELQHAYRIAKRRRPNIDESDLARQQIAEAYSQLLVLRALNVRFVGKIVAGEKVGSEASILKQCWSHFHQNSTGIIADLLGEDHWFPEEDSLGSERFMPVYFHSRAETIFAGTSEIQKDIIAERLLDLPRTR
- a CDS encoding 3-hydroxyacyl-CoA dehydrogenase NAD-binding domain-containing protein; translated protein: MIEYCVDDGIATLTWNVTDRPMNVINQVSAEAFGVAVERAIADERVKGIIITSDRREFVAGGDLQLILNIKTAEESMSITHRLSATLRTLERSPKPFVAAINGSALGGGLEICLACHRRIVADNPKIELGLPEVTLGLLPAAGGTQRLPRMIGIKHALPFLTEGRRLNPQAALKAGLVDEIVPATTLRERAREWLLAEGALHVVKPWDEKAFKFPGGAVQTSGVQQIFAGIAGQTLAKTQGIYPAPEAILACIYDGCQVDIDSGLKIEQRHFARLAISVTTKNLIRTKFFSIGEANRLARRPKEIPTRSFRKVGVLGAGMMGAGVAHVSAVAGLDVVLLDVSVESAKKGKSYSEKILSKQVANGRMDLETRDRILARVLPTDDYSMLSDCDIVIEAVFEDRQVKAETTRRAEAVLPDDAIFASNTSTLPITSLASASKRPHQFVGLHFFSPVEKMPLVEVIRGESTGDAAIAHAMDFVKLLRKTPILVGDCHSFYANRAFGRLPYEAMILLQEGVCPNLVENAARQAGMPMPTLALVDEFSIELLYKVLKQNRADQGDSYVEQGQDAVLVAMVEKSGRLGRKNGKGFYDYTPDGKRTLWPDLAQHFPTSTVQPSLEEVTKRLMYVQSVEAARCVSEGIVTPKDADVGSLLGWGFPAALGGAISQIDTIGAEQFVAECDRMAQIYGERFEVPAQLREMAACGERYVA
- a CDS encoding acetyl-CoA C-acetyltransferase; the protein is MTEAYIFDAVRTPRGRGRISGALHEVAPARLAATTLRELRERSNLDTRMVNDVILGCVETINEQAANVAKAAVFASGFDPSVPGIQVNRFCGSGLEACNFAAAMVKSGQAELIVAGGVESMSRVPMFSAGAPWVTDPQITIPHRIIPQGVAADLIATKWGYGRQEVDVYAAESQRRAAHAWREGYFKSIVPVRDCNGLIILERDEHMRPDTTVDSLAMLEPSFTSQGETLGFDAVALHRYPELAGVNHVHHAGNSSGIVDGASAVLIGSAAAGKAQGMKPRARIRSFGTVGSEPTIMLTGPAAAAQAALRRAGLNATDVDLYECNEAFAAVVLRFMDALDVPHSKVNVNGGAIAFGHPLGATGGMLIGTLLDELERRDQSIGVVTMCVGGGMGSVMVIERV
- a CDS encoding acyl-CoA dehydrogenase; translated protein: MYKFVTDEHRMIGETARRLFSDLVAEDSAEIQHGMGRINSMQVGRALVDLGIFPSSADDSSMASALVQSLVALEAGAACLPFPVLENLVASAVRVQSSTPSIASSEVFFTLPGSDCDGHERLVMENGRLSGSARLVPYVDLATRTFAVAKQGNNTVLVEVNMVGNDIGRAQRRTVEIDYPVQDIIFKNSVGSVLAANTDSNTSLVKLFEQRSSLLAAAEIAGACRRMVGMTKEYLLTRTQFGQVLGANQALKHALSDCHVSVEALVASIEYAAAAIDAEDVDGEAAVCASKHFATTVGKSVAECALQLHGAIGYTMEFPLHRLMRRVYRLGVSHGSRPKQVNRLFDTFQRCA